Proteins found in one Methylobacterium sp. CB376 genomic segment:
- the cysG gene encoding siroheme synthase CysG, translating into MSSPRTPRETRSPGLEPLAVLPVFVTLQGKRAVLAGAGGGAAWKAKLLAAAGAQVDVYAPDPTEEMRAAPAEAVAGRIVLHARDWSPADLAGAALAIAAQEDEGACACFVAAARQAGAIVNAVDRPHLCDVSFGAIVNRSPLVVGISTEGAAPVFGQTVRARIEAMLPSGFKAWVAAARDWRAAVSARYHAFAERRAFWERFADRAFAEPDRAPTRADLDELTREADAGPRGGAVVLVGAGPGDAELLTLKALRALRSADVILYDDLVAPEILDYARREARTMLVGKTGHGPSCRQDDINALMVSLARSGKRVVRLKSGDPLVFGRAGEEIDACRAAGVPVSVVPGVTAAQGAAASLCLSLTHRDAARRLQYVTGHDRRGALPDDLNWAALGDSSVTTVIYMPKRTLGALLARAIAEGLRPDTPALAVFNATRPDQAVLRGSATSLAEAIAASGIAGPAIVMVGDAVGRGAEALIAEAVAGFPVGPDAGREPRSLSG; encoded by the coding sequence ATGAGTTCCCCCCGAACCCCGCGCGAGACGCGCTCCCCCGGCCTCGAACCGCTCGCGGTGCTGCCGGTCTTCGTGACGCTGCAGGGCAAGCGGGCGGTCCTGGCCGGCGCCGGCGGCGGCGCCGCCTGGAAGGCGAAGCTGCTCGCCGCGGCGGGCGCCCAGGTGGACGTCTACGCCCCCGACCCGACCGAGGAGATGCGCGCCGCGCCCGCCGAGGCGGTGGCCGGCCGCATCGTGCTGCACGCCCGCGACTGGAGCCCGGCCGACCTCGCGGGGGCCGCCCTGGCGATCGCCGCCCAGGAGGACGAGGGCGCGTGCGCCTGCTTCGTCGCGGCGGCGCGGCAGGCCGGCGCGATCGTCAACGCCGTCGATCGGCCGCATCTCTGCGACGTGTCCTTCGGGGCGATCGTCAACCGCTCGCCGCTCGTGGTCGGCATCTCGACCGAGGGGGCGGCCCCGGTCTTCGGCCAGACCGTGCGGGCGCGGATCGAGGCGATGCTGCCCTCCGGCTTCAAGGCCTGGGTGGCGGCGGCGCGCGACTGGCGGGCGGCGGTGAGCGCGCGCTACCACGCCTTCGCGGAGCGGCGCGCCTTCTGGGAACGCTTCGCCGACCGCGCCTTCGCGGAGCCCGACCGGGCGCCCACCCGGGCCGATCTCGACGAGCTGACGAGAGAGGCCGATGCGGGCCCGCGCGGCGGCGCCGTCGTGCTGGTGGGGGCGGGGCCCGGGGACGCGGAGCTCCTGACGCTCAAGGCCCTGCGGGCCCTGCGCAGCGCCGACGTGATCCTGTACGACGACCTCGTGGCGCCGGAGATCCTCGACTACGCGCGGCGGGAGGCCCGCACCATGCTGGTCGGCAAGACCGGGCACGGCCCGTCCTGCCGACAGGACGACATCAACGCCCTGATGGTGAGCCTCGCGCGCTCGGGCAAGCGGGTGGTGCGGCTGAAATCCGGCGATCCGCTCGTCTTCGGCCGGGCCGGGGAGGAGATCGACGCCTGCCGGGCGGCGGGGGTGCCGGTCTCGGTGGTGCCGGGTGTGACGGCGGCGCAGGGCGCGGCGGCCTCGCTCTGCCTCTCGCTCACGCACCGCGACGCGGCGCGGCGCCTGCAATACGTGACCGGCCACGACCGCCGCGGCGCGCTGCCGGACGACCTGAACTGGGCGGCGCTCGGCGATTCCTCGGTCACGACCGTGATCTACATGCCCAAGCGCACGCTGGGCGCGCTGCTGGCCCGGGCCATCGCTGAAGGGTTGCGCCCCGACACGCCGGCGCTGGCGGTCTTCAACGCGACGCGGCCGGACCAGGCGGTGCTGCGGGGCAGCGCGACCAGCTTGGCGGAGGCGATCGCGGCGAGCGGGATCGCGGGTCCGGCGATCGTGATGGTGGGCGACGCGGTCGGTCGGGGCGCCGAGGCCCTGATCGCGGAGGCCGTGGCCGGGTTCCCGGTGGGGCCCGACGCGGGGCGGGAACCGCGCTCGCTGTCGGGGTGA